A window of the Oryza brachyantha chromosome 5, ObraRS2, whole genome shotgun sequence genome harbors these coding sequences:
- the LOC102704812 gene encoding inactive protein RESTRICTED TEV MOVEMENT 2-like — protein sequence MASNNNKQGGGGGDKVASAAAPNEEIDPKYEWVENANNFLLRLTLTGFKKEDFRVQVDGKGKLTVRGQRPAGAGNKHVRFHKVFQLPSNASVDDITGRFEANVLTITVPKRPAAASPSSVQEIKQRAKQDDEDEEARKKKEDEANKKKKKLEEDVEANKKKKKKLQEEEANKKKKLEEEEEASKKKKQQQQLEEEDAMAKRGKQADEQQVHKSATERKEQQVNAAPGLSIDRDNMAERVKRRAEEERAKAAAAAEKTTTGFSGWRERVAGELEHLGDMRWAEGVVQTARRNKEVIATAVAAFSIGFFISQKLCCRR from the exons ATGGCGAGCAATAATAACaagcaaggaggaggaggaggcgacaaGGTGGCATCAGCAGCTGCTCCCAATGAAGAGATTGACCCCAAATACGAGTGGGTCGAGAATGCCAACAACTTCCTCCTCCGTCTCACCCTCACAG GGTTCAAGAAGGAAGATTTCAGGGTGCAAGTAGACGGCAAGGGCAAGCTCACCGTCCGCGGCCAgcgccccgccggcgccggcaacaAGCACGTCCGCTTCCACAAGGTCTTCCAGCTGCCCTCCAATGCCAGCGTCGACGACATCACCGGCCGCTTCGAGGCCAACGTGCTCACCATCACCGTCCCCaagcgccccgccgccgcgtctccctcctccgtaCAGGAGATCAAGCAGCGCGCCAAGCAGGACGACGAAGACGAGGAAgccaggaagaagaaggaggacgaagccaacaagaagaagaagaagctggaGGAGGACGTCGAAgccaacaagaagaagaagaagaagctgcaggaggaggaagccaacaagaagaagaaactagaggaggaggaagaggcgagcaagaagaagaagcagcagcagcagctggaggaggaagatgccATGGCCAAGCGAGGCAAACAAGCTGATGAGCAACAAGTGCACAAGTCTGCAACCGAGAGGAAGGAACAACAGGTCAATGCTGCACCGGGGCTCAGCATCGATCGTGACAACATGGCGGAGAGGGTGAAGCGGCGCGCCGAGGAAGAGAGAGCTAaggctgctgcggcggcggagaagacgacgacggggtTTAGCGGGTGGAGAGAGCGCGTGGCCGGGGAGCTGGAGCACCTGGGCGACATGAGGTGGGCGGAGGGCGTGGTGcagacggcgaggaggaacaAGGAGGTgatcgccaccgccgtcgccgccttctccaTCGGCTTCTTCATCTCCCAGAAGCTCTGCTGCAGGAGGTGA
- the LOC102722579 gene encoding ATP-dependent Clp protease proteolytic subunit-related protein 1, chloroplastic produces MALALRCPAVSSPSPARSPFPPSSSPRLPRRPPAICRCYYHGDGFRKNYDHIPKQFREENLKDGLMDNYKNVPQFLYGLSPAQIEMFMNDDNPYDRQSQRVTEESISASRSYDEFGMYNLSGMHEGPAGYSMGMGTGSMSMGRAGRGYRRMRSSAPDLPSLLLDSRIIFLGMPIVPAVTELIAAQFLWLDYDDRTKPIYLYINSTGTMDENNELVASETDAFAIADFINRSKSKVYTINLSMAYGQAAMLLSLGVKGKRGVLPNSITKLYLPKVHKSGGAAIDMWIKAKELDTNTDYYLELLSKGVGKPKEELAEFLKGPRYFRAQEAIDYGLADTILHSLDGSFKPKDLTAQLAKAQEMRQSGKRPAAGAGRWSTPSVPR; encoded by the exons ATGGCGCTCGCCTTGCGCTGCCccgccgtctcctccccgTCACCAGCCAGGAGCCCCTtcccgccctcctcctccccgaggCTCCCGAGGAGGCCGCCCGCCATCTGCAGGTGCTACtaccacggcgacggcttccGCAAGAACTACGACCACATCCCCAAGCAGTTCCGCGAGGAGAACCTCAAAGATGGCC TGATGGATAATTACAAGAATGTTCCCCAATTCCTTTATGGCTTAAGCCCTGCTCAGATTGAAATGTTTATGAATGATGACAACCCATATGATAGGCAATCACAGAGAGTTACAGAG GAAAGCATTTCTGCTTCGAGGAGCTATGATGAATTTGGCATGTACAACTTGTCAGGTATGCATGAGGGCCCAGCAGGTTACAGCATGGGTATGGGAACGGGCAGCATGAGCATGGGCAGGGCAGGGCGAGGATATAGAAGAATGAGAAGTTCAGCTCCAGATCTGCCATCATTGCTATTGGACTCTCGAATTATATTCCTTGGAATGCCT ATTGTTCCAGCAGTAACGGAGCTTATCGCTGCGCAATTTCTGTGGCTAGATTATGATGACCGCACCAAGCCAATTTACTTGTATATAAACTCTACGGGAACAATG GATGAAAACAATGAGCTGGTTGCATCTGAAACTGATGCATTTGCAATTGCTGATTTTATCAAC CGAAGCAAATCCAAGGTCTACACAATCAATCTTAGCATGGCATATGGTCAGGCTGCAATGCTTCTGTCCCTTGGTGTCAAGGGTAAAAGAGGAGTGCTGCCAAATTCAATCA CTAAACTGTACCTGCCTAAGGTCCACAAATCTGGTGGAGCTGCCATTGATATGTGGATTAAG GCAAAAGAGTTAGACACAAACACGGATTACTACCTTGAACTTTTGTCTAAAGGAGTTGGAAAACCAAAGGAAGAGCTCGCGGAATTTCTCAAGGGTCCAAGGTACTTCCGTGCACAGGAGGCCATCGATTATGGGCTTGCAGATACAATCTTGCACTCATTGGATGGTTCCTTCAAACCAAAG GATCTGACCGCACAGCTGGCCAAAGCACAGGAGATGCGGCAATCAGGGAAGCGCCCAGCAGCTGGAGCTGGGCGATGGTCAACTCCGAGCGTACCCAGATAA
- the LOC102721929 gene encoding hypersensitive-induced response protein-like protein 1 encodes MGNLFCCVQVDQSTVAIRETFGKFDSVLEPGCHCLPWFIGKRIAGHLTLRLQQLDVRCETKTKDNVFVNVVASIQYRALAGKANDAFYKLSNTRSQIQAYVFDVIRASVPKLNLDDAFEQKNDIAKAVEDELEKAMSAYGFEIVQTLIVDIEPDEHVKRAMNEINAAARLRVAANEKAEAEKIVQIKRAEGEAEAKYLSGLGIARQRQAIVDGLRDSVLGFSVNVPGTTAKDVMDMVLITQYFDTMKEIGASSKASSVFIPHGPGAVRDIATQIRDGLLQGHAAAAI; translated from the exons ATGGGCAATTTGTTCTGCTGTGTTCAAGTTGATCAGTCTACAGTGGCCATTAGAGAAACGTTCGGGAAGTTTGATAGTGTGCTTGAGCCAGGATGTCACTGCTTACCTTGGTTCATTGGGAAGCGTATAGCTGGTCATCTCACACTCAGGTTGCAGCAACTGGATGTGCGCTGTGAAACTAAGACAAAG GACAATGTGTTTGTCAATGTTGTCGCATCTATCCAGTACAGAGCTTTGGCTGGCAAAGCAAACGACGCGTTCTACAAGCTGAGCAACACTAGATCCCAGATCCAGGCTTATGTCTTTGATG TGATCAGGGCAAGCGTTCCAAAGCTGAACCTGGACGACGCTTTTGAGCAGAAGAACGATATAGCAAAGGCTGTGGAGGATGAGCTGGAGAAGGCTATGTCCGCTTACGGGTTCGAGATCGTGCAGACACTGATTGTTGACATCGAGCCAGACGAGCACGTGAAGCGAGCGATGAATGAGATCAATGCAG CTGCAAGGCTGCGGGTGGCTGCAAACGAGAAGGCGGAGGCAGAGAAGATAGTGCAGATAAAGAGAGCGGAAGGAGAAGCGGAGGCGAAGTACCTGTCGGGGCTGGGCATCGCGAGGCAGCGTCAGGCAATCGTGGATGGCCTGAGGGACAGCGTGCTGGGGTTCTCGGTGAACGTGCCAGGCACCACGGCCAAGGACGTCATGGACATGGTGCTCATCACCCAGTACTTCGACACCATGAAGGAGATCGGCGCCTCCTCCAAGGCCTCCTCCGTCTTCATCCCCCACGGCCCCGGCGCCGTCCGCGACATCGCCACGCAGATCCGCGACGGCCTTCTTCAGGgacatgctgctgctgctatctAG